From Rhodanobacteraceae bacterium, the proteins below share one genomic window:
- a CDS encoding Kup system potassium uptake protein, translated as MRATNSKPEVSPPLRALAFGALGVVFGDLGTSPLYTLQEVFSSAYGLGVSSATVLGVLSLVFWALLIVVCIKYVMFVMRADNKGEGGIMALLALAQRSVYGLPRLRWLVAVVAIFGAALFYGDGVITPAISVLSAVEGLKIATPGLGRFVMPISVVILLGLFVLQRFGTARVGGLFAPVMCVWFVVIALLGVRMIVQYPAILIALNPYYAVRFFQSHGIAAFVALGGVVLALTGTEALYADMGHFGKKPIRIAWMYFVFPALLCNYFGQGALMLRHPEASANPFYLLVPPALLIPMIVLAAAATVIASQAVISGAYSMTREAAQLGFSPRMRVVHTSSSMSGQIFVPWINTMLLLLVLAAVVGFRSSENLGAAYGIAVTGTMVTTTLLALLVALRLWHWKWYAVVALGIPLLIIDCAFFGANLLKVEHGGWFPLILGILVFTVMTTWRRGRELVLRQLKHGGIALAPFIESIAEHPPARVPGTAVFMTANLNAVPHAMLHSLKHFKVLHERNVLLSVETLEAPYADQVEQVELRDLGHSFYTLLLRFGFMEDPDVPAALAARAQRGLGFDMMDTTFFLSRETVVATKRPGMVLWRDKLFAFMTRNAMPATAFFHIPGNRLVELGTQVEI; from the coding sequence ATGCGCGCCACGAACTCGAAACCGGAAGTTTCGCCGCCCCTGCGCGCGCTGGCGTTCGGCGCGCTGGGCGTGGTGTTCGGCGACCTCGGCACCAGCCCGCTGTACACGCTGCAGGAAGTCTTCAGCAGCGCTTACGGTCTGGGTGTCAGCAGCGCCACGGTGCTGGGCGTGCTGTCGCTGGTGTTCTGGGCGCTGTTGATCGTTGTGTGCATCAAGTACGTCATGTTCGTGATGCGCGCCGACAACAAGGGCGAGGGCGGCATCATGGCGCTGCTGGCGCTGGCGCAGCGCAGCGTGTACGGCTTGCCGCGGCTGCGCTGGCTGGTCGCGGTGGTGGCGATTTTCGGCGCCGCCTTGTTCTACGGCGACGGCGTGATCACGCCCGCGATCTCGGTATTGTCGGCGGTGGAAGGCCTGAAGATCGCCACGCCCGGTCTGGGGCGTTTCGTGATGCCGATCAGCGTGGTGATCCTGCTGGGCCTGTTCGTGCTGCAGCGGTTCGGCACCGCGCGCGTGGGCGGCCTGTTCGCGCCGGTGATGTGCGTGTGGTTCGTGGTGATCGCGCTGCTCGGGGTGCGCATGATCGTGCAGTATCCCGCGATCCTGATCGCGCTGAATCCGTACTATGCGGTGCGCTTTTTCCAGTCGCACGGCATCGCCGCGTTCGTGGCGCTGGGCGGCGTGGTGCTGGCGCTTACCGGCACCGAGGCGCTGTACGCGGACATGGGCCACTTCGGCAAGAAGCCCATCCGGATCGCGTGGATGTACTTCGTTTTTCCCGCGCTGCTGTGCAACTACTTCGGGCAGGGCGCGTTGATGTTGCGCCACCCCGAAGCGTCCGCCAATCCGTTTTACCTGCTGGTGCCGCCGGCGCTGCTGATCCCGATGATCGTGCTGGCCGCCGCGGCCACGGTGATCGCCTCGCAGGCGGTGATCTCGGGCGCGTATTCGATGACGCGCGAGGCGGCGCAGCTCGGCTTCTCGCCGCGCATGCGCGTGGTGCACACGTCGAGCAGCATGTCGGGGCAGATCTTCGTGCCGTGGATCAACACCATGCTGCTGCTGCTGGTGCTGGCCGCGGTGGTCGGGTTCCGTTCCTCGGAGAATCTCGGCGCGGCCTACGGCATCGCGGTCACCGGCACGATGGTGACGACGACGCTGCTGGCGCTGCTGGTGGCGCTGCGCCTGTGGCACTGGAAGTGGTACGCGGTGGTCGCGCTGGGCATCCCGCTGCTGATCATCGATTGCGCGTTCTTCGGCGCCAACCTGCTGAAGGTCGAGCACGGCGGCTGGTTCCCGCTCATCCTGGGCATCCTGGTGTTCACGGTGATGACCACGTGGCGGCGCGGCCGCGAGCTGGTGCTGCGCCAGCTGAAGCACGGCGGCATCGCGCTGGCGCCCTTCATCGAGAGCATCGCCGAACACCCGCCGGCGCGCGTGCCCGGCACCGCGGTGTTCATGACGGCCAACCTCAACGCCGTGCCCCATGCAATGCTGCACAGCCTCAAGCACTTCAAGGTGCTGCACGAACGCAACGTGCTGCTGAGCGTGGAGACGCTGGAGGCGCCGTACGCGGACCAGGTGGAACAGGTCGAACTGCGCGACCTCGGCCATTCCTTCTACACGCTGTTGCTGCGCTTCGGTTTCATGGAAGATCCCGACGTGCCCGCGGCGCTGGCGGCGCGCGCGCAGCGGGGATTGGGCTTCGACATGATGGACACGACGTTCTTCCTGTCGCGCGAGACGGTGGTCGCCACCAAGCGTCCGGGCATGGTGCTGTGGCGCGACAAGCTGTTCGCGTTCATGACCCGCAACGCGATGCCCGCCACCGCGTTCTTCCACATTCCCGGCAACCGCCTGGTCGAGCTCGGCACGCAGGTCGAGATTTAG
- a CDS encoding Histone H1, whose amino-acid sequence MPDKEAVARAKKDKREGKSASTQAGEFVHEEIEHVREGKHGARSTEQAIAIGLSEARRAGVKVPKKGKAAKKSKGGRKAASKKSAAKKSSSKRTSAKRSRASRKALKREGRSAASKRALSKHARKAARKRSSSQRSAAAKKAARTKGAKGRSAAARKAARTRAKKRK is encoded by the coding sequence ATGCCGGACAAGGAAGCGGTTGCACGCGCGAAGAAGGACAAGCGCGAAGGCAAATCCGCCAGCACCCAGGCGGGCGAGTTCGTGCACGAGGAGATCGAGCACGTGCGTGAAGGCAAGCACGGCGCGCGTTCGACCGAACAGGCGATCGCGATCGGATTGTCGGAAGCACGCCGCGCGGGCGTGAAGGTGCCGAAGAAAGGCAAGGCCGCGAAGAAGTCGAAGGGCGGCAGGAAGGCGGCATCGAAAAAATCCGCCGCGAAGAAATCGTCTTCGAAGCGGACCTCGGCCAAGCGGTCGCGCGCCAGCCGCAAGGCGCTGAAGCGCGAAGGCCGTTCCGCGGCATCGAAGCGGGCGCTTTCGAAACACGCCCGCAAGGCGGCGCGCAAACGCTCGTCGAGTCAGCGCTCCGCTGCGGCGAAGAAGGCCGCGCGCACCAAGGGTGCCAAGGGCCGCTCCGCCGCGGCCCGCAAGGCTGCCCGCAC
- a CDS encoding Kup system potassium uptake protein has protein sequence MDKTAAPAGTEAGRKKALHMLVIGAIGIVFGDIGTSPLYTFGEAFSDQHGMPVTIFNVLGVLSLVLWTLLIVVALKYITFIMRADNKGEGGIMAMMALAQRATRDYPRTRRLVVLAAVLGASLFFGDGVITPSITVLSAVEGLEVAAPALTHWVVWIAVVVLVAVFLVQKRGTGKVGSVFGPVMCVWFVALGLVGLYNIVQHPLVLRAINPWYGVNFFIHHGAGGFLVLGAVVLCVTGAEALYADMGHFGRKSITVAWYGFVMPGLVLNYFGQGALLVHDPKAASNPFYLAVPEWALYPMIALATAAAVIASQAVIAGSFSIMRQAIQLGFLPRMPVVHTSNEEIGQIYLPWVNRLLMILVVLVVIGFGSSKALAGAYGIAVTGTMVIDTVLFLTVAWRMWKWNPLVIVGLGLFFLTIDLSFFGANTLKVEDGGWFPLVLGLAVFTILTTWRHGRDLVLRQLKHGGLALAPFIANLAEHPPTRVEGTAIFLVSDPDAVPHALLHNLKHNKVLHKRNVILTVETLETPYADPDERMELKDLGNDFYLLKLRFGFADDPNVPAALHECAKQGLEIKMMDTTFFLSRETIVATDRPGMALWRDKLFAFLARNALPATAFFSIPGNRLIELGAQVEI, from the coding sequence ATGGACAAGACCGCCGCGCCCGCCGGAACCGAAGCCGGCAGGAAAAAAGCGCTGCACATGCTGGTGATCGGCGCGATCGGCATCGTGTTCGGCGACATCGGCACCAGTCCGCTGTACACCTTCGGCGAAGCCTTCAGCGACCAGCACGGCATGCCGGTGACGATATTCAACGTGCTGGGCGTGCTGTCGCTGGTGCTGTGGACGCTGCTGATCGTGGTGGCGCTGAAGTACATCACCTTCATCATGCGCGCGGACAACAAGGGCGAAGGCGGCATCATGGCGATGATGGCGCTGGCGCAGCGCGCCACCCGCGACTATCCGCGCACGCGCCGGCTGGTGGTGCTGGCGGCGGTGCTGGGCGCCTCGCTGTTCTTCGGCGACGGCGTGATCACGCCGTCTATCACGGTGCTGTCCGCGGTGGAGGGCCTGGAAGTGGCGGCGCCCGCACTGACGCATTGGGTGGTCTGGATCGCCGTGGTCGTGCTGGTGGCGGTGTTCCTGGTCCAGAAGCGCGGTACCGGCAAGGTCGGCAGCGTGTTCGGTCCGGTGATGTGCGTGTGGTTCGTCGCGCTGGGCCTGGTCGGCCTGTACAACATCGTGCAGCACCCGCTGGTGTTGCGCGCGATCAATCCCTGGTACGGCGTGAACTTTTTCATCCACCACGGCGCGGGCGGATTCCTGGTGCTGGGCGCGGTGGTGTTGTGCGTGACCGGCGCCGAGGCGCTGTACGCCGACATGGGCCACTTCGGGCGCAAGTCGATCACGGTGGCGTGGTACGGCTTCGTGATGCCGGGCCTGGTGCTGAATTATTTCGGGCAGGGCGCGCTGCTGGTGCACGATCCGAAGGCGGCCAGCAATCCGTTCTACCTCGCGGTGCCGGAGTGGGCCTTGTATCCGATGATCGCGCTGGCGACGGCGGCCGCGGTGATCGCGTCGCAAGCCGTGATCGCGGGCTCGTTCTCGATCATGCGCCAGGCGATCCAGCTGGGCTTCCTGCCGCGCATGCCGGTGGTGCACACGTCGAACGAGGAAATCGGCCAGATTTATCTGCCGTGGGTGAATCGCCTGCTGATGATCCTGGTGGTGCTGGTGGTGATCGGGTTCGGCTCCTCCAAGGCGCTGGCCGGCGCCTACGGCATCGCGGTGACCGGCACGATGGTGATCGACACGGTGCTGTTCCTGACCGTCGCGTGGCGGATGTGGAAATGGAACCCGCTGGTGATCGTGGGGCTGGGCTTGTTCTTCCTCACCATCGACCTGTCGTTCTTCGGCGCCAACACGCTGAAGGTCGAGGACGGCGGCTGGTTCCCGCTGGTGCTGGGCCTAGCGGTGTTCACCATCCTCACCACCTGGCGGCATGGCCGCGACCTGGTGCTGCGGCAGCTGAAGCACGGCGGCCTCGCATTGGCGCCGTTCATCGCCAACCTCGCCGAGCATCCGCCAACGCGGGTGGAAGGCACCGCGATTTTCCTGGTCAGCGATCCCGACGCGGTGCCGCACGCGCTGCTGCACAACCTGAAACACAACAAGGTGCTGCACAAGCGCAACGTGATCCTGACCGTCGAAACGCTGGAGACGCCGTACGCCGATCCGGACGAGCGGATGGAACTGAAGGACCTCGGCAACGATTTCTACCTCCTGAAGCTGCGCTTCGGTTTCGCCGACGATCCGAACGTGCCCGCGGCGCTGCACGAGTGCGCGAAGCAGGGCCTCGAGATCAAGATGATGGACACCACGTTCTTCCTCTCGCGCGAAACCATCGTCGCCACCGACCGCCCCGGCATGGCGCTGTGGCGCGACAAGCTGTTCGCGTTCCTCGCGCGCAACGCGCTGCCGGCCACTGCGTTCTTCAGCATTCCGGGCAACCGCTTGATCGAACTCGGCGCGCAGGTCGAGATCTAG